One Nitrosopumilus piranensis genomic region harbors:
- a CDS encoding universal stress protein: MKIYPKHIMVPFRPSDVFFRAFDEAVTIAKQNNARITVVKVIDYRAGLGIDMMMAADILSRECDLHKFDGILTGLQKQAILSDVNLDVKIMDLHLSPAKAFVDFAYQNDVDMMVMGCIKKKGLTKHFRSDISDEIMDLSPPCNVVLVE; encoded by the coding sequence ATGAAAATATACCCAAAACACATAATGGTTCCATTTCGTCCTTCTGACGTGTTTTTTAGGGCATTTGATGAGGCAGTAACCATCGCAAAACAAAACAACGCAAGGATAACTGTAGTCAAGGTGATTGACTATCGTGCAGGACTTGGAATTGACATGATGATGGCAGCTGACATATTATCTAGGGAATGTGATTTGCATAAATTTGATGGAATATTAACAGGGTTGCAAAAACAGGCAATTCTAAGCGATGTAAACTTGGATGTAAAAATAATGGATCTGCATCTGTCACCTGCAAAGGCCTTTGTAGATTTTGCATACCAAAATGACGTTGACATGATGGTCATGGGATGCATCAAGAAGAAGGGGTTAACAAAACATTTCCGCTCAGATATTTCAGATGAGATAATGGACTTGAGTCCTCCATGCAATGTAGTATTGGTGGAATAA
- a CDS encoding sialidase family protein, translating into MKIFFVLFLIGMIGITSHYDQGHFVFGSHEDKQETHYSNPLISIQNNKANIIWESYNQDSDSTIIFTQLVDGKTILEPKIITTGSFIGNSQILSQEQNIFVFYELFTRNGDVVPQFYVLTSNDDGKTFSKPKLILTTDDVYYDISNVEFLNEKLYVFGTMWTRGENTSYAFYSVSDDFGNSFSEPSKILNQGKVRQDIVTFASDGVIYLLMDDEKDYDKKGHLYLVKILPDGTVTDKISVNNAETSVTNQKIAVSGDDVYVTWLDRPNDTRWYSSFAASHDGGKTFEKSKYLPSDPDSIDTYHPERLGIFVIDGTLNVLWESDYWDGENQTILTFVGTSINKGKDFKMEEIPASSFVRQYGRVITLVDDGKQYYFAPGVKNYPYENYALYFNIKDNNGNYSEITDILQDYPMRPSNTIMDVDNGFVHIVIDADYTSNCILYHYSSDDGKKFSDLIDLAKIETDKECLGKIPTIEPPLKQLVSGVSKNNIECTINIENRHVLMLKKSDGKPVCILSEHILPLQKRGYLDENSFTTFAIMTSKHFVESSSQSNIQNLDLKYYGQRDTLPPHVGVLGTFESDKQLYPDAQISENGIYKYTITLSVQNINTIHRAILDNKWDILEDKFVDSEIQSAIENDAVEYPTILTIENPINKRNLLPVTITDVDTNVNGEAVWDRFSIANRNGDTRGVIWDNLPRGSGEWIFVDENGNDAWDDSVIDRDNYGVIAIGITYIAICDDRRIDITNGISPTIPILPEIDTVYMTEKDFGILPDAQGNYHVEFLSLFPTLVHLPEIAIDSNIETSLCILEQPKDKADYAYFTEIDFRLSN; encoded by the coding sequence ATGAAAATATTTTTCGTTCTATTTCTAATTGGCATGATTGGTATTACAAGTCACTATGATCAAGGTCACTTTGTATTTGGGTCCCATGAAGACAAACAAGAAACCCATTATTCAAACCCATTGATTTCAATTCAAAATAACAAAGCCAACATAATCTGGGAATCATATAATCAAGATAGTGATTCAACAATTATCTTTACGCAATTAGTTGATGGCAAAACAATATTGGAACCTAAGATTATTACGACTGGATCATTTATTGGCAACTCCCAGATCCTCTCACAAGAGCAAAACATCTTTGTTTTTTACGAACTATTTACACGAAATGGAGATGTTGTACCTCAATTTTATGTGTTGACTAGTAATGATGATGGCAAAACATTCTCAAAACCAAAATTAATTCTAACTACGGATGATGTGTATTATGATATAAGTAACGTTGAATTTCTAAATGAAAAATTATATGTTTTTGGCACGATGTGGACTAGGGGGGAAAATACCAGTTATGCGTTTTATTCAGTTAGCGATGATTTTGGAAATTCTTTCTCAGAGCCATCCAAAATTCTAAATCAAGGCAAAGTGCGCCAAGACATTGTAACTTTTGCCAGTGATGGTGTGATCTATCTTCTTATGGATGATGAAAAAGATTATGACAAAAAAGGTCACTTGTATCTCGTCAAGATTCTACCTGACGGCACTGTCACTGATAAAATAAGCGTAAATAATGCAGAGACGTCAGTCACCAATCAAAAGATTGCAGTTTCTGGAGACGATGTCTATGTAACTTGGCTAGACAGACCAAATGATACTAGGTGGTACTCTAGCTTTGCAGCAAGCCATGACGGAGGCAAAACATTTGAGAAATCAAAATACCTACCATCTGATCCAGACTCTATTGACACCTATCATCCTGAGAGATTAGGAATTTTTGTAATTGATGGAACACTGAATGTATTGTGGGAGTCTGACTATTGGGATGGTGAAAATCAAACAATCCTGACTTTTGTTGGCACAAGCATCAACAAAGGTAAAGATTTCAAAATGGAGGAAATTCCCGCTAGCAGTTTTGTAAGACAATACGGCAGAGTGATAACGCTAGTTGATGATGGAAAGCAATATTATTTTGCACCTGGAGTGAAAAATTATCCATATGAAAACTATGCATTGTACTTTAACATAAAAGACAATAACGGAAATTATTCAGAAATAACTGACATCTTACAAGACTATCCTATGAGGCCAAGCAATACAATCATGGATGTAGACAATGGGTTTGTGCACATTGTTATTGATGCAGATTATACATCTAATTGCATTTTGTACCATTACAGCTCAGATGATGGAAAAAAATTTAGTGATTTGATTGATTTGGCAAAAATTGAAACTGACAAAGAATGTCTTGGTAAAATACCTACCATAGAACCTCCACTAAAACAACTTGTAAGCGGAGTCTCAAAAAATAACATAGAATGCACGATAAATATTGAGAACAGACATGTATTGATGCTAAAAAAATCTGACGGCAAACCTGTATGCATTTTGTCTGAACATATCTTACCATTGCAAAAACGAGGTTATCTTGATGAGAATTCTTTTACAACATTTGCAATTATGACTAGCAAGCATTTTGTAGAATCATCATCACAAAGTAATATACAAAACCTTGATCTAAAATATTACGGACAGCGAGATACGCTTCCCCCACATGTTGGTGTTTTAGGAACATTTGAATCTGACAAGCAATTATATCCTGATGCACAAATATCTGAAAATGGAATTTACAAATACACAATCACTTTGTCAGTGCAAAACATCAACACCATTCACAGAGCTATACTTGATAACAAATGGGATATCCTTGAAGACAAGTTTGTAGATTCAGAAATCCAAAGTGCCATTGAAAATGACGCTGTGGAATATCCTACAATTCTAACAATAGAAAACCCAATTAACAAACGTAATCTGTTGCCTGTTACAATAACTGATGTGGACACCAACGTTAACGGCGAAGCTGTATGGGATCGTTTCTCCATAGCAAACAGAAACGGTGATACCCGAGGAGTCATTTGGGATAACCTCCCTAGAGGCTCTGGTGAATGGATTTTTGTAGATGAGAACGGTAATGATGCATGGGATGATTCAGTCATTGACAGGGATAATTATGGAGTCATTGCAATTGGAATTACATATATTGCAATTTGCGATGATAGGCGAATTGACATAACAAATGGCATATCTCCAACAATTCCCATACTGCCTGAAATTGACACAGTATACATGACCGAAAAAGATTTTGGCATTCTTCCAGACGCTCAGGGAAATTATCATGTGGAATTTTTATCGTTATTCCCAACTCTAGTCCATCTTCCAGAGATTGCTATTGATAGTAACATTGAAACTAGTCTGTGTATACTAGAGCAACCAAAAGACAAGGCAGACTATGCGTACTTTACTGAGATAGATTTTAGATTGTCTAATTGA
- a CDS encoding methane monooxygenase/ammonia monooxygenase subunit B yields the protein MKFVSLQIIILSFGIFFLLSSVFVVIPSADAHDIMYPATSFVRIEDETFDKHRMQTGETLTVTGIIKSNVDKDLKGWISIFSESHGNSSRWEIMARDPPKTVFDVAGNSFVKYSITVKALEPGTYHIHSQFNISQIGPHYGLGQTVVVEGDPIVKPIVFTNIAYELIPLGIGCIIALGIVYYFWKKRK from the coding sequence ATGAAGTTTGTATCATTACAAATCATTATACTTTCTTTTGGTATTTTTTTCCTGTTATCTAGCGTGTTTGTTGTAATTCCAAGTGCAGATGCACATGACATTATGTATCCTGCTACTAGTTTTGTTAGAATTGAAGATGAAACATTTGATAAACATCGCATGCAGACTGGTGAAACTTTGACTGTTACAGGTATCATAAAAAGTAATGTGGATAAGGATCTCAAAGGATGGATTTCTATTTTCTCTGAATCCCATGGCAATTCCAGCAGATGGGAAATAATGGCAAGAGATCCTCCCAAAACAGTTTTTGACGTTGCCGGCAACTCTTTTGTGAAATACTCTATAACTGTAAAAGCACTTGAACCTGGAACGTATCACATACATTCCCAGTTTAACATATCCCAGATAGGGCCACATTATGGTTTGGGTCAAACGGTAGTCGTTGAAGGAGATCCAATTGTCAAACCGATTGTATTTACAAATATTGCATATGAGTTAATTCCGCTTGGCATTGGGTGTATTATTGCACTTGGTATTGTCTATTATTTTTGGAAAAAAAGAAAGTAA
- a CDS encoding universal stress protein gives MNIYDKRQIKCSICGKFIGEIDVDAKIIFPLCKICKKREKNTIKKGISKILVPIDETKKSIKALDAAIYFGKHLGASITLLNVIPVAYMTTMSFQKMLKEMTHEGAKNIEKAKAYCQKKNTLPKYKIVRGDEPVEIVKFAKKHDFDLIVMGSSGKGVLKEIAFGSVSNYVMNNTKIPVVTPS, from the coding sequence ATGAATATTTACGATAAGAGACAAATCAAATGTTCTATTTGTGGGAAATTTATTGGTGAAATAGATGTTGATGCAAAAATAATTTTTCCATTGTGTAAAATTTGTAAAAAAAGAGAAAAAAATACAATCAAAAAAGGCATAAGCAAAATCCTTGTACCTATAGATGAAACAAAAAAATCTATCAAAGCATTAGATGCTGCAATATATTTTGGAAAACATTTAGGTGCATCAATAACTCTTCTGAATGTAATTCCTGTAGCGTATATGACTACAATGTCATTTCAAAAAATGTTAAAAGAAATGACACATGAGGGAGCAAAAAACATTGAAAAAGCAAAAGCATATTGTCAGAAAAAAAATACACTACCAAAATACAAAATTGTAAGAGGAGATGAGCCTGTAGAAATTGTAAAATTTGCAAAAAAACATGATTTTGATCTAATTGTTATGGGTTCTTCAGGCAAGGGAGTTTTGAAAGAAATTGCATTTGGAAGTGTTTCAAACTATGTGATGAATAACACAAAAATCCCAGTTGTAACCCCAAGTTGA
- a CDS encoding nuclear transport factor 2 family protein, translated as MSNVPLIQEFYELFKNKDKKYLDFCHDEIEWITMDKMPNGGTFHGIKEIFEEYFPKMLSNFKEFHAIPEQFLDFKDHVMVIGRYQGISKSDKQFDVQFSHVYLVQYGKIIQFRQFTDTKIIQESLN; from the coding sequence ATGTCAAATGTACCACTAATTCAAGAATTCTACGAGTTATTCAAAAATAAAGACAAAAAATATCTTGATTTTTGTCATGATGAAATAGAATGGATAACCATGGATAAAATGCCCAATGGCGGCACATTTCATGGAATCAAAGAAATTTTTGAGGAATATTTTCCAAAGATGCTTTCAAATTTTAAAGAATTTCATGCAATTCCTGAACAATTTCTTGATTTCAAAGATCATGTGATGGTAATAGGCAGATATCAAGGTATCTCAAAATCGGATAAGCAATTTGATGTGCAGTTTTCACATGTCTATCTAGTTCAATATGGCAAAATAATTCAATTTAGACAATTTACAGATACTAAAATTATTCAAGAATCTTTGAATTAA